The proteins below are encoded in one region of Aequorivita iocasae:
- a CDS encoding diphosphomevalonate/mevalonate 3,5-bisphosphate decarboxylase family protein — MPQHRFIVCNYSQSLTIGTVGWQSPSNIALVKYWGKYGEQMPLNPSISFTLKNCHTRTLLNYEKKQTDGFEFEVFLDGNRETSFEPKIQKFFERVVVYLPFLNDFKFKIETTNSFPHSSGIASSASGMSALALCLMDMERQMQPDITASYFNEKASFLARLGSGSACRSVEGPLIVWGEHTEIEGSNNCFGTQYPFEIHQNFSGYQDTILLVDKGEKQVSSTVGHNLMVDHHFAEQRFRQAKENLSKLLPVFTSGDLTEFIKIVEHEALSLHAMMMTSMPYFILMKPNTLEIINCIWKFRKETNSNLCFTLDAGANVHVLYPKVEKDTVLQFIKKELSQYCKNGEFIEDEVGLGAINIQR, encoded by the coding sequence ATGCCGCAACACAGGTTTATAGTTTGCAATTACTCCCAAAGTTTGACTATTGGAACAGTTGGGTGGCAATCGCCGAGCAATATTGCCTTGGTGAAATATTGGGGTAAATATGGGGAGCAAATGCCACTGAACCCATCCATCAGTTTTACCTTGAAAAACTGCCATACCCGAACTCTTCTTAATTATGAAAAGAAACAAACTGACGGGTTTGAGTTTGAGGTTTTTCTCGATGGGAACAGGGAAACTTCCTTTGAGCCGAAGATTCAAAAGTTTTTTGAAAGGGTAGTGGTGTATTTGCCATTTTTGAATGATTTCAAATTTAAAATTGAAACCACAAACAGTTTTCCACATAGTAGCGGGATTGCCTCTTCTGCTAGTGGGATGAGTGCATTGGCACTTTGCTTGATGGACATGGAGCGCCAAATGCAGCCAGATATTACCGCTTCTTATTTTAATGAAAAAGCTTCCTTTCTTGCCCGATTAGGTTCTGGGAGCGCTTGCCGAAGTGTAGAGGGGCCTTTGATTGTATGGGGTGAACATACAGAAATTGAGGGTAGCAACAACTGTTTTGGAACACAATATCCTTTTGAGATCCATCAAAATTTTAGCGGTTATCAAGATACTATTCTTTTAGTGGATAAAGGCGAAAAACAGGTAAGTAGCACCGTGGGTCATAATTTGATGGTGGATCACCATTTTGCTGAACAGCGCTTTCGGCAGGCAAAGGAAAATCTTTCCAAATTACTTCCAGTTTTTACAAGTGGCGATCTTACAGAATTTATTAAAATAGTGGAACACGAGGCTTTGTCGCTACACGCCATGATGATGACCTCTATGCCATATTTTATATTGATGAAACCGAACACTCTGGAAATAATAAATTGCATTTGGAAATTTCGCAAAGAAACCAATAGCAACCTTTGCTTTACACTGGATGCCGGTGCCAATGTGCACGTACTTTATCCAAAAGTTGAAAAAGATACCGTCTTGCAATTCATTAAAAAGGAACTCTCGCAGTATTGCAAAAACGGAGAGTTTATTGAAGATGAGGTTGGTTTGGGGGCTATCAATATCCAGCGTTAA
- a CDS encoding T9SS type A sorting domain-containing protein, with translation MKASITFLAYLFGTFCLFSQDPAILWQNTIGGSNTDFSTAFQATTDGGYILGGYSTSNISGDKTENSNGQIDIWIVKVDDTGNIQWQNTIGGAGDDYLISMHQTTDGGYILGAGSDSNISGDKTENSRGGLDYWILKLDAAGNITWQKTYGGNQPEFDTYIVQTADGGYFVGGYSDSDVNGDKTVPTNGQRDFWALKLDSSGSILWQNSIGGSLVDRPQAAFQTNDGGFIIGGFSNSPISGDKTENTRGGNDYWIVKLDASGTVQWNRTLGGNDSDVFRDMVQLADSGYLVGGYSKSNISGDKTENSQGDYDAWILKLDGSGNLLWQNTIGGNGIDYPRDVMQLSDGTFMVACWSNSNISGDKTENSNGGYDYWLLRLNSVGGIISQNSIGGAADESGSYILPTADGNFAMFCSSDSNISGDKSENSEGLDDYWIFKTTPAILGLSQNTFPSPISAYPNPTNGKFTINLGQTYSETNVTITNMLGQVVSTSNSKNTQTIAVEINTSAGVYFATLTTSTGNQATLKIIKQ, from the coding sequence ATGAAAGCTTCAATTACTTTTCTAGCATACCTCTTCGGTACATTCTGTTTGTTTTCCCAAGACCCGGCCATCCTTTGGCAAAACACCATCGGCGGTAGCAATACCGATTTCTCAACTGCATTTCAAGCCACTACCGACGGCGGGTACATTCTTGGCGGCTATTCAACAAGTAATATTTCTGGCGACAAAACCGAAAACAGCAACGGCCAGATTGATATCTGGATCGTAAAAGTAGACGATACCGGAAACATCCAATGGCAAAACACCATCGGCGGAGCGGGAGATGACTATCTTATCTCCATGCACCAAACCACAGATGGCGGTTATATATTAGGCGCCGGTTCAGATTCAAACATTTCTGGCGACAAAACCGAAAACTCCCGCGGAGGTTTGGATTATTGGATATTAAAACTAGATGCAGCAGGAAATATTACTTGGCAAAAAACCTATGGCGGCAACCAACCCGAATTTGACACCTACATAGTTCAAACCGCAGATGGCGGGTATTTTGTGGGCGGGTACTCCGATAGCGATGTAAATGGAGACAAAACCGTGCCTACCAATGGACAGCGCGACTTCTGGGCACTGAAACTGGATAGCAGCGGAAGCATATTATGGCAGAACAGCATAGGCGGCAGTTTGGTTGACCGTCCACAAGCTGCATTTCAAACTAACGACGGAGGTTTTATAATCGGAGGTTTTTCAAACTCTCCAATTTCAGGTGATAAAACCGAAAACACACGCGGGGGCAATGATTACTGGATAGTAAAGCTTGACGCAAGTGGAACTGTACAATGGAACCGAACCCTTGGCGGAAATGATAGCGATGTGTTTCGGGATATGGTACAATTGGCAGATAGCGGTTATCTGGTGGGCGGCTATTCCAAATCTAATATTTCGGGAGACAAGACCGAAAACTCACAGGGCGATTATGACGCCTGGATTTTAAAATTGGACGGCAGCGGCAACTTGCTTTGGCAGAACACCATAGGCGGCAACGGCATTGATTACCCGCGCGATGTAATGCAACTCTCCGATGGCACCTTTATGGTTGCCTGCTGGAGCAATAGTAACATAAGTGGCGACAAGACCGAAAACAGCAATGGCGGTTATGACTATTGGCTTTTAAGACTTAACTCTGTGGGAGGTATAATCTCCCAAAACTCCATCGGCGGCGCAGCAGATGAAAGCGGCTCTTACATCCTTCCAACTGCAGATGGCAATTTTGCCATGTTCTGCTCCTCAGACTCAAACATCTCTGGCGACAAAAGTGAAAACAGTGAAGGTCTAGACGATTATTGGATATTTAAAACCACCCCGGCAATTCTTGGCCTTTCGCAAAACACCTTTCCCTCGCCCATCAGCGCCTATCCAAACCCAACAAACGGCAAGTTTACTATAAACCTGGGGCAAACCTATTCAGAGACCAATGTCACTATCACCAATATGCTTGGCCAAGTTGTTTCCACCTCGAACAGCAAAAACACACAAACAATAGCTGTGGAAATCAACACTTCGGCAGGTGTATATTTCGCAACCCTTACAACCAGTACCGGCAATCAAGCCACCCTAAAAATAATCAAACAGTAA
- a CDS encoding T9SS type B sorting domain-containing protein encodes MKSIVFLWFALCCICLSLAQNIQVDATTYTPQQLVEDILIDSGCISNVQITGSTTGNFPDGDRSFGYFNANGSNFPFEKGIVMSTGKLQNVPGPNTTLSDDDAPNWPGDPDLENALNISNTTNATIIEFDFVPNADNIQFRYLFASEEYQQGDPNTCIYSDAFAFLIKPIGGAYTNIALVPDTNTPVLVTTVHSGIPGACPPINETYFECWNGPNVPINFNGQTKILVAQTPVTVNQAYHIKLVIADEANYRYDSAVFLEGGSFNIAANLGPDRSFVTNNPLCENETYILDATPQGTAPLGYKWYKNGIIIPGETSAQLAVTTAGIYKVDIDYGNNCIASDEVLIEYGGPVAVQNTELYQCEPLANGLATFNLFDAEEIIINGDPLLRVYSFHKSLTEAQNNINPIRNPERYTNTQPDEIVYARTVSDYGCVGVAEVTLKTTTNTVSDFFLVNCSTAGTPGLASFNFSEITIELQSLFGNNAAVTYHSSYSEAISQTNTLPNPFTNTQANSQTVYARISGARGCLGTARIQLRVVNTPEFDGDETYIYCLNTYPSTITIDPGFIGTISDATFNWSNGETTPSIEVNEPGTYTLTVIRSKTINNEEYSCSNTRTFTVLPSETAQLTYELTGNIGNPILTVIAEGTGSYSYSLDNGPYQQSPVFENLSPGEHLLTVKDINGCGSTTITVYVLGFPNFFTPNNDGYHDTWQIAGQNPDSPQLQRIEIYDRFSKLLYVLNKNSNGWNGTYNGTPMPSSDYWFKAIFKNGRTYRGHFTLKR; translated from the coding sequence ATGAAGTCTATTGTTTTTCTGTGGTTTGCCCTGTGCTGCATCTGTCTATCCCTAGCACAAAACATTCAGGTAGATGCTACCACCTACACCCCCCAACAACTGGTTGAGGATATCCTAATAGACAGCGGCTGCATCAGCAACGTACAAATAACCGGCTCCACAACCGGCAACTTCCCCGATGGTGACAGGAGTTTTGGCTATTTCAATGCCAACGGCAGCAATTTCCCTTTTGAAAAAGGCATTGTAATGAGCACCGGCAAGTTACAAAACGTCCCCGGTCCCAATACAACCCTCAGCGATGACGATGCCCCCAATTGGCCCGGCGATCCCGATCTGGAAAACGCCCTCAACATCTCAAACACCACCAATGCTACCATCATCGAGTTCGATTTTGTCCCTAATGCAGATAATATACAGTTCCGCTACCTCTTCGCTTCTGAAGAATATCAGCAAGGCGATCCCAACACCTGCATTTATAGCGATGCCTTTGCCTTTTTAATCAAGCCCATTGGCGGTGCATACACAAACATTGCCCTCGTTCCGGACACAAACACCCCTGTGCTTGTCACCACTGTCCATTCGGGCATCCCCGGCGCCTGTCCTCCCATAAACGAAACCTATTTTGAATGCTGGAATGGGCCAAATGTGCCCATAAACTTCAACGGACAGACCAAAATTCTCGTTGCACAAACCCCCGTAACCGTCAATCAAGCCTACCACATAAAACTTGTAATCGCAGACGAAGCCAATTACCGTTACGACTCCGCCGTTTTTTTGGAAGGTGGCAGTTTCAACATTGCGGCCAACCTCGGTCCAGACCGAAGCTTCGTTACCAACAACCCCCTTTGCGAAAACGAAACCTACATCCTCGATGCTACCCCGCAGGGCACCGCTCCTCTAGGGTACAAATGGTACAAAAACGGCATTATTATCCCCGGTGAAACCTCCGCCCAGCTCGCGGTAACCACTGCTGGTATTTATAAAGTAGATATAGACTATGGCAACAACTGCATCGCCTCAGATGAAGTATTGATTGAATATGGCGGCCCGGTAGCCGTTCAAAATACTGAGCTATATCAGTGTGAACCCCTCGCAAACGGCCTAGCTACCTTCAATCTTTTTGATGCCGAAGAAATAATCATCAATGGAGACCCCTTACTTCGCGTATATTCATTCCATAAAAGCCTCACGGAGGCCCAAAACAACATAAACCCAATAAGAAACCCCGAAAGATATACCAATACCCAGCCAGATGAAATAGTATATGCCCGCACCGTGTCCGATTATGGCTGCGTAGGCGTGGCAGAAGTAACCCTAAAAACCACCACAAACACTGTTTCCGATTTCTTTTTGGTGAATTGTTCCACAGCGGGCACACCAGGTTTAGCAAGTTTCAATTTTTCTGAAATCACTATAGAATTACAATCCCTCTTCGGAAACAATGCAGCAGTAACCTACCATAGCTCTTACAGTGAAGCCATTTCACAAACCAATACGTTACCCAATCCCTTCACCAATACCCAAGCAAATTCCCAAACAGTCTATGCTCGAATCAGTGGTGCCCGTGGTTGCCTAGGCACTGCCAGAATCCAACTGAGGGTAGTCAACACCCCAGAGTTTGATGGAGATGAAACTTACATCTATTGTCTAAATACCTACCCCAGTACCATAACAATAGACCCAGGTTTCATAGGAACAATTTCAGATGCAACCTTTAATTGGTCAAACGGTGAAACCACCCCCTCCATTGAAGTTAATGAACCGGGCACCTATACGCTAACTGTCATCCGTAGCAAAACCATCAACAACGAGGAGTATTCTTGCAGCAATACCCGCACATTTACTGTGCTTCCTTCCGAAACTGCTCAGCTTACTTATGAACTTACGGGCAATATTGGCAACCCCATCCTCACAGTAATTGCAGAAGGCACGGGCAGTTATAGCTACTCGCTGGATAATGGCCCTTATCAGCAAAGTCCCGTCTTTGAAAACCTGAGCCCTGGTGAGCATCTTCTTACGGTTAAGGATATAAATGGTTGCGGCTCCACAACCATCACGGTATATGTACTTGGTTTCCCCAATTTTTTCACTCCAAATAATGATGGTTACCACGATACTTGGCAAATAGCGGGTCAAAACCCCGACAGCCCCCAATTACAAAGAATAGAAATATACGACCGTTTCAGCAAGCTACTCTATGTACTCAATAAAAACAGCAACGGTTGGAACGGAACCTACAATGGTACCCCAATGCCCTCGTCAGACTATTGGTTTAAGGCTATTTTCAAAAATGGAAGAACCTATCGCGGCCATTTCACCTTAAAACGGTAG
- a CDS encoding DUF4407 domain-containing protein has translation MLQRFFIFCSGADTAILDECSPGERTKYAGIGATVFFTAVMATIAAAYALYTVFDNYYSAIFFGTIWGLLIFNLDRFIVSTIKKRNSFFDELIQASPRIALAIIIAIVISKPLEMKIFEKEINQVLLTEKNEMTLANKDQLALQYTPSVKALETEIEGLKSEITTKEAEVNALYDTYISEAEGTAGTQKLGKGPVYKEKREKHDAELAALAELKKTNAEKITAAEAKIANLATEYQTKVANTQPIIDGFDGLMARINALNKLPWLPSLFIFLLFLAIETSPILAKLLSPKGAYDLKLEEQESALKSWVVQQKTQRDVLVTTDRDINNKVYADIAEEKELYDYKRKKARELMQMQADAFYKKQKSVL, from the coding sequence ATGTTACAACGCTTTTTCATCTTCTGCTCCGGCGCAGATACCGCCATCCTTGACGAATGTTCGCCAGGGGAACGCACAAAATACGCCGGCATTGGCGCCACCGTTTTTTTTACAGCCGTTATGGCCACCATCGCCGCCGCTTATGCCCTCTACACCGTCTTTGACAATTACTACTCCGCCATTTTCTTCGGAACCATTTGGGGGTTGCTCATCTTCAACCTCGATAGATTCATCGTTTCAACCATCAAAAAAAGAAACAGTTTCTTTGATGAATTGATTCAAGCCTCCCCAAGGATCGCGTTGGCAATAATCATCGCCATAGTTATATCAAAACCTTTGGAAATGAAGATTTTCGAAAAGGAAATCAATCAGGTTTTGCTCACAGAGAAAAATGAAATGACCCTCGCCAACAAAGACCAATTGGCATTGCAATACACACCTTCCGTAAAAGCCCTAGAAACTGAAATTGAAGGACTAAAAAGCGAAATAACTACCAAAGAAGCCGAAGTAAATGCCCTTTATGATACCTACATTTCAGAAGCTGAAGGCACTGCCGGCACACAAAAATTGGGCAAAGGCCCAGTTTACAAAGAAAAACGCGAAAAACACGACGCCGAACTCGCCGCATTGGCTGAACTAAAGAAAACCAACGCAGAAAAGATAACCGCAGCTGAAGCAAAGATAGCAAACCTCGCTACCGAATACCAAACCAAGGTCGCCAACACACAACCAATCATCGATGGCTTTGATGGATTGATGGCGCGTATAAATGCGTTAAACAAACTGCCGTGGTTGCCTTCCCTATTTATCTTTTTACTCTTTCTTGCTATAGAAACATCGCCTATTTTAGCCAAACTCCTTTCCCCAAAAGGCGCTTATGACTTAAAGTTGGAAGAACAGGAAAGCGCATTAAAGTCTTGGGTTGTCCAACAGAAAACACAACGCGATGTGCTCGTAACCACAGACCGCGACATAAACAACAAAGTGTACGCAGACATAGCCGAAGAAAAAGAACTTTACGATTACAAGCGAAAAAAGGCCCGAGAGCTTATGCAAATGCAGGCAGATGCCTTTTATAAAAAACAGAAAAGCGTTCTATAA